TTATCGCAAAACAGATAAAAATATCCGCGGagcattttttcgaagaaagGAGAAAATTTTCGCTGCTCCCGAAGTGAAGTGATTTTGGCGGAGgccgaagaaaaagaagaagtagtgccgtcgcttgaatttggttgcgagaagaagaagaagaggaagcgTTTTCGGGAAGTGCGTCGTGGTTCTGTTTTTGTGGCCATCCAGCAAAATTAGTGCGTTCGGCAACGACAGGATGCATCCGTCGAAGAAGATGAACGCGGCGGAATTGGACGACCACGAGAAGGGCAAGTTGTTCGTCGGTGGCCTATCGTGGGAAACGACGCAGGAGAACCTGCAGCGCTATTTCGGTCGGTACGGCGAGGTCATTGACTGTGTGGTGATGAAGAATAACGAGACGGGACGTTCCCGTGGGTTCGGATTTGTCACTTTTGCGGATCCGGAAAATGTCGATCGGGCGCTGGACAACGGGCCGCATACGCTGGATGGACGGACGATTGACCCGAAGCCGTGCAATCCGAGGTCGCTGCATAAGCCAAAACGGACCGGTGGCTATCCGAAGGTATTTTTGGGCGGTCTCCCGCCGAATATAACCGAAACAGATTTGCGAAGCTTTTTCAGCCGGTACGGTAACGTGATGGAGGTGGTCATAATGTACGAtcaggagaagaagaagagccGAGGATTTGGTTTCCTTTCGTTTGAAAACGAACCGGCTGTCGAGCGCGCCACGGCGGAACACTTTGTCAACATCAGTGGTAAGCAAGTTGAGATCAAGAAAGCCGAGCCCCGCGATGGTAGTGGCAACAATAACAGCATGAACGCCGATTCCTATCAATGGGGATCGCCTCAAGCTCCCCCGATGGGTAACGGCCAGATGGGTGGTCCCCCAATAAATATGCAGTCGAACATGATGCAGGGCTACCAAGGATGGGGTGCTTCGCAGCCCCAGCAAGGTTACGGAGGATATGGGGCTTCGGCTGGAGCGGCCAATGCTTATCAAGGTTGGGGAGCCCCTCCGCCACAACAGTGGGGCAACTACAACGCGACTCCCCAGCAGACGCAAGGCTATGGTGGGTACGATATGTATAATAGTTCCGGCGCCGGAAGCGCAGGCGGTTATGGTTCTGGAAattggaattcttggaatatGCCTCCAAACACGGGATCGACCGGATCGGCAGAAATGTACTCGAGGCCACAGTCCGGCCCAGCGGCTGGCCCGGCTGGATCGGCTGGCCCAACGGCGGGAGGACCATCCAAACCCGGATCCGAATACGGCGGTGGTTCGGCGTACGGTTCCGGTGCGGCTGGCGGCTACGGTGGCTACTATCAGAACGAACAGAACACCGCGGCTGCCTACAACAGGCCTCGGTCAGCATACGGCGGCGGCAACGATGCTTCCTCGCAGCCACCCTATCCAGCATTTTGAGAGATGATGACGCCGACGACGACGAGCAGGATGCAACAGCCGCCGCCTCAGCCGCCCCAGCACcatcagcaacagcagcagcagcaacacttTGCCCAGCAGCAGCTCTCTGGCGGGGCGAATCCGGCGGGGTCCGTTGCAACCTCCTCTTTCGATCGAAGCCTGATTGGAACGAAGTCGTAAAGATTAGATCAGAAGtgaattatttcttattttttttaaacttgaaaaacaaaactaattatacatatattattataacaagaggaggaagaagaagcaGGCACTCTAGGAAGAAAGCAAACAATTATAAATATATTAATATTATTGAAGCaaaaagaataaaaacaaaatccagcgAGCTGGAAGAAACAACAAAACACACAATTGGACAGAAGGCAAAAAGATTAATACAAAGAAAGTATAAGCATAAATACAACTCATTCATAGAAACTGAAATGAAGAACACGTCTATATccttaatataaataaaaacaaaacaagaaacCTTTATTGATTAGTGTTAGGAGTGAAACAAAAACGAAGAAATTGTTCATACACAAGTACACGCACTCAAACGATTATACAAAATTGATACATGAATAAAACATGGaagtggaaatttttttttgaaaacatcgaCTTGTTGCAAAATTTTGATCAAGAAAGTTCTCACCTCTCAAACGCATACCTAACGTCCATTGATTGATTGGTTCGGTTTCCTTCTTATATTTCGTCCCCAGCCTCCGTCACGTTCCAATAAATCACTTGATTATGCAGACTAGATTTAActtattaaaaaatcaaaaaaggtataaaaaaatggaaaaaatgttaaatttaactgaaaaaatttatttctttttctaaACCGACGGATTGGGACAACCCTCACTAACATTTCTTCTCTTGAGTGGAACATCTAATATGTGGTGTTTGGAGAAAAAAAACCCACAAAAAACAAACAGCAAAACCTCCTTCGTCGCTTCACATGTTCGCACGTACGACGTTACTTCTGtcttttcttaaggaattcgttTTTAGTTTGTTATGGCCCCTTCTGTTAAGGTTTTTTTGTTTGCTTGCTCTAGAAACGGAACGATAAGGACATACTCTATACAACGTTATGAAATCTTCGTAAAAATAAAGCTATTACTTAATCAGGTACCCATAATAATAGATGAACAAAGAAGCAAAAGCAGCAGAAGTTTTAAAAATCCGCGTTTAGTTTTTTGTGTATTGATTAAATTAAGTAATTGTGTAAAGAGATGGTAGAAACAGTGAGAAAGTGATaaatttttcgttttattttcgttttcgtAATAAGGTTATGGATCAAACAAAGTACTGCTCTCCCTTAAGGAGGTTTAGAGACACATACAAGCAACATAACATACATTTAACGGAAAATCTAAGCAAATGCTAGTTGGTAAATGATGATGAGACTTTACTTTTGGCAGGCTCCCCGGTCTGCTGAAAATTTCGTAACTAATTCTTAAGTTTTTCGTCGTTCGTCGGTTAAGGACCCTAAACTTTGGTATATAGGACATACTTCCCTCTCTGAGAAGGCTGTCAAACACAAATACTGCTATACTTAGGAACAAACAGACATACACAAACAAACAACTAAAGCAAATGAGTAATAAGTGAAAGATATTTTTTAAGCCCAGCCCACCCTGTTAGGTGATCGGCCAGGGGTCGGGTTGATCGATactagtgattttttttcgttggtAAGTGGCCGAAAGTCGCGCGTATTTTTCGGATATAAAGTAACGTTACGATATGGTTAAACTATGTACGGAAACCACATAACCCTTTAATCAAAAAAGGTCGTGTTTAAGATAACTTTAGAGAACAAGAGATTGCCGAAAGCGAGCGAGCGAGCGAGAGAGAGAAGTTAACtctatgatttttgtttttaaatttaaaggAAAACCGTTAAATCGTAATACTTGAGATAGAACTACCAGCAAATTAGCAGAAGTAACGCAAACACGGAGAAAAAAACTGCGGTGCGGAACGAGAAAGTCTAGCGATAAATTATTATGGGTAAGTTTTATAAGAACACACACAAACTAAAAGTAAAGttaaaaaatctacaaaaaccATCAATAAATTAGAGAGCAAAAAGCGCGTCGTCTGTAAGTGAAAAGAAATGCAAATTTAACTTATAAATCGTACACATAGTTGTGAATCACCTGATTAAGAGAGAtagtaaaacaaaaaacaaactaGCGGATCATTTCTTGCGTTTTTGTTTTCCccacaaaaaataaaaccaagaaGTTTAAGAAAGCTCTAGAAAAAGAAATAAGT
The nucleotide sequence above comes from Armigeres subalbatus isolate Guangzhou_Male chromosome 3, GZ_Asu_2, whole genome shotgun sequence. Encoded proteins:
- the LOC134221349 gene encoding heterogeneous nuclear ribonucleoprotein 27C — protein: MHPSKKMNAAELDDHEKGKLFVGGLSWETTQENLQRYFGRYGEVIDCVVMKNNETGRSRGFGFVTFADPENVDRALDNGPHTLDGRTIDPKPCNPRSLHKPKRTGGYPKVFLGGLPPNITETDLRSFFSRYGNVMEVVIMYDQEKKKSRGFGFLSFENEPAVERATAEHFVNISGKQVEIKKAEPRDGSGNNNSMNADSYQWGSPQAPPMGNGQMGGPPINMQSNMMQGYQGWGASQPQQGYGGYGASAGAANAYQGWGAPPPQQWGNYNATPQQTQGYGGYDMYNSSGAGSAGGYGSGNWNSWNMPPNTGSTGSAEMYSRPQSGPAAGPAGSAGPTAGGPSKPGSEYGGGSAYGSGAAGGYGGYYQNEQNTAAAYNRPRSAYGGGNDASSQPPYPAF